The Primulina eburnea isolate SZY01 chromosome 13, ASM2296580v1, whole genome shotgun sequence genome includes a region encoding these proteins:
- the LOC140809485 gene encoding uncharacterized protein isoform X2, with the protein MLENPSVDSSAAAANIATVKRYAPPNQRNRLLGRRKSGGDRLERASTYANDGERNHISSTKTNSTVDHGDAGANKRSGESHRSRLIPLHGCSNSEAFQLLNNRWTAAMSAYNNLPEDSVERPVLYTKKSASAWGQAFLPHMPTVSSGLQRDFLSELRQAMNNANSGKH; encoded by the exons ATGCTGGAAAACCCGAGCGTTGATTCTTCGGCAGCCGCCGCCAATATTGCCACCGTCAAGCGCTACGCCCCACCTAATCAGCG GAATCGGTTGCTCGGCAGACGCAAGTCCGGAGGAG ATCGACTAGAACGGGCAAGTACGTATGCTAATGATGGAGAGAGAAACCACATTAGTTCTACGAAAACTAATTCTACGGTCGATCACGGAGATGCTGGTGCTAACAAACGTTCTGGTGAAAGTCATCGCTCGAGACTAATTCCTTTGCACGGATGCTCAAACAGTGAAGCTTTTCAGCTTTTGAACAATC GTTGGACAGCTGCTATGAGTGCATACAACAATTTGCCTGAAGATTCAGTCG AAAGGCCAGTTTTGTACACAAAGAAGAGTGCATCAGCCTGGGGCCAAGCATTTCTTCCTCATATG CCAACTGTTTCTAGTGGTTTGCAAAGGGATTTCTTGAGCGAACTCCGACAGGCAATGAACAATGCGAATTCTGGTAAACACTAA
- the LOC140809485 gene encoding uncharacterized protein isoform X1, which yields MLENPSVDSSAAAANIATVKRYAPPNQRNRLLGRRKSGGDRLERASTYANDGERNHISSTKTNSTVDHGDAGANKRSGESHRSRLIPLHGCSNSEAFQLLNNRWTAAMSAYNNLPEDSVERPVLYTKKSASAWGQAFLPHMIIQPTVSSGLQRDFLSELRQAMNNANSGKH from the exons ATGCTGGAAAACCCGAGCGTTGATTCTTCGGCAGCCGCCGCCAATATTGCCACCGTCAAGCGCTACGCCCCACCTAATCAGCG GAATCGGTTGCTCGGCAGACGCAAGTCCGGAGGAG ATCGACTAGAACGGGCAAGTACGTATGCTAATGATGGAGAGAGAAACCACATTAGTTCTACGAAAACTAATTCTACGGTCGATCACGGAGATGCTGGTGCTAACAAACGTTCTGGTGAAAGTCATCGCTCGAGACTAATTCCTTTGCACGGATGCTCAAACAGTGAAGCTTTTCAGCTTTTGAACAATC GTTGGACAGCTGCTATGAGTGCATACAACAATTTGCCTGAAGATTCAGTCG AAAGGCCAGTTTTGTACACAAAGAAGAGTGCATCAGCCTGGGGCCAAGCATTTCTTCCTCATATG ATAATCCAGCCAACTGTTTCTAGTGGTTTGCAAAGGGATTTCTTGAGCGAACTCCGACAGGCAATGAACAATGCGAATTCTGGTAAACACTAA
- the LOC140809485 gene encoding uncharacterized protein isoform X3: MLENPSVDSSAAAANIATVKRYAPPNQRNRLLGRRKSGGERASTYANDGERNHISSTKTNSTVDHGDAGANKRSGESHRSRLIPLHGCSNSEAFQLLNNRWTAAMSAYNNLPEDSVERPVLYTKKSASAWGQAFLPHMIIQPTVSSGLQRDFLSELRQAMNNANSGKH; encoded by the exons ATGCTGGAAAACCCGAGCGTTGATTCTTCGGCAGCCGCCGCCAATATTGCCACCGTCAAGCGCTACGCCCCACCTAATCAGCG GAATCGGTTGCTCGGCAGACGCAAGTCCGGAGGAG AACGGGCAAGTACGTATGCTAATGATGGAGAGAGAAACCACATTAGTTCTACGAAAACTAATTCTACGGTCGATCACGGAGATGCTGGTGCTAACAAACGTTCTGGTGAAAGTCATCGCTCGAGACTAATTCCTTTGCACGGATGCTCAAACAGTGAAGCTTTTCAGCTTTTGAACAATC GTTGGACAGCTGCTATGAGTGCATACAACAATTTGCCTGAAGATTCAGTCG AAAGGCCAGTTTTGTACACAAAGAAGAGTGCATCAGCCTGGGGCCAAGCATTTCTTCCTCATATG ATAATCCAGCCAACTGTTTCTAGTGGTTTGCAAAGGGATTTCTTGAGCGAACTCCGACAGGCAATGAACAATGCGAATTCTGGTAAACACTAA